From one Peredibacter starrii genomic stretch:
- the tgt gene encoding tRNA guanosine(34) transglycosylase Tgt: MSRLNFKLEATASGSRARAATFTTLHGEVQTPIFMPVGTQATVKNQTVESLKTAGSNVLLANTYHLLLRPGAEVMRKFDGIHKFMNWDRPVLTDSGGFQIFSLSHHREMNEKGARFLSYVDNRPIMLTPELSIDMQKAINSDIMMVLDQCIESNASHKDAKAAMELTHRWAKRSLEARGDSQQSMFGIVQGACYEDLRKQSADVLTNLRVNGEGFDGLAIGGLAVGETKSEREDFTAIATEMLPENLPRYLMGVGTPIDILEAVHRGVDMFDCIIPNQYAQRGVVFTSLGNFQMRRSVYKFSEEKLDPSCDCLTCTNYSRAYLHHLMKTDEPLGWHLLTLHNITFYHRLMREIRMNILNGTFLDFYNRKRKELVMSDEENPPTPMTPEKPYKKDKRLSLGDYEVHDSGRGFSSIRQKSSGEVMHSVNPPQEEARNLYVLPARIEERFNELDEVVIWDVGLGAAHNSMAVIHEFLDKDFTGKIRIVSFENDTDPLKLALRNAHHFPHLHHAAPHELLKNNKWVSPKGHIEWELFHGDFAHTFEGAPKPHVIFYDPFSIHTNVELWSEEAFARIFDYCRGNEVQLLNYSASTAVRATLLAVGFTVGYGPASGPKSTTTVAFNEATLAEKLGMTLLGEEWLKRWEKSDAKVARTLSKSDEKEFEEKIRRREQFSKSITRFIEK; encoded by the coding sequence ATGAGTCGATTGAATTTTAAACTAGAGGCCACAGCATCGGGATCACGAGCGCGAGCGGCCACGTTCACTACTCTTCATGGGGAAGTGCAGACCCCGATATTTATGCCAGTCGGAACTCAAGCTACGGTGAAAAATCAAACTGTCGAATCGCTCAAGACAGCTGGATCTAATGTTCTACTCGCCAACACATACCACCTCCTCCTTCGCCCAGGCGCGGAAGTGATGAGAAAGTTCGATGGCATTCATAAGTTCATGAACTGGGATCGTCCCGTACTTACGGACTCGGGTGGTTTTCAAATTTTTTCGCTCTCTCATCATCGTGAAATGAATGAAAAAGGGGCAAGATTCTTAAGCTATGTCGACAATCGACCCATAATGCTCACACCTGAACTTTCGATCGATATGCAAAAAGCAATCAACAGCGACATCATGATGGTTCTCGATCAGTGTATTGAGAGCAATGCCTCTCACAAAGACGCGAAGGCCGCGATGGAGCTGACCCACCGCTGGGCAAAAAGAAGCCTTGAGGCCCGCGGAGATTCTCAGCAATCAATGTTCGGGATTGTTCAGGGTGCCTGTTACGAAGACCTTCGGAAGCAAAGCGCAGATGTACTTACAAATCTTAGAGTTAATGGTGAAGGCTTTGATGGTCTAGCGATCGGAGGTCTTGCTGTTGGTGAGACGAAATCTGAACGGGAAGACTTTACGGCCATCGCAACAGAGATGCTTCCGGAAAATCTCCCGCGCTATTTGATGGGAGTTGGAACTCCGATCGACATTCTCGAAGCGGTTCACCGCGGAGTCGACATGTTCGACTGTATTATCCCGAATCAATATGCCCAACGAGGAGTTGTTTTCACGAGTCTCGGGAATTTCCAGATGAGACGCTCGGTGTACAAGTTCTCTGAAGAGAAACTCGATCCAAGTTGTGATTGCCTAACCTGTACCAACTACTCTCGTGCATATCTCCATCATCTCATGAAAACTGATGAGCCTCTTGGTTGGCACCTCCTCACCCTCCACAACATTACTTTCTATCATCGCTTAATGCGTGAGATAAGAATGAATATTCTTAACGGAACTTTTCTCGATTTTTACAACCGTAAAAGAAAAGAACTTGTAATGAGCGACGAAGAAAATCCGCCTACTCCGATGACTCCTGAAAAGCCGTATAAAAAAGATAAACGCCTTTCACTTGGAGATTACGAAGTTCATGACTCAGGTCGCGGATTTTCTAGCATTCGCCAGAAGAGCTCCGGCGAAGTCATGCATTCAGTGAATCCTCCACAAGAAGAAGCGCGCAACCTCTACGTGTTGCCTGCTAGGATTGAAGAAAGATTCAACGAACTTGATGAAGTTGTGATCTGGGATGTAGGCCTCGGCGCCGCCCATAATTCAATGGCCGTCATTCACGAGTTTTTAGATAAAGATTTCACGGGTAAGATTCGCATCGTGAGCTTTGAAAACGATACAGATCCTTTAAAACTAGCTCTTCGAAATGCCCATCACTTCCCGCATCTTCATCACGCAGCTCCTCACGAGCTCTTAAAGAACAATAAATGGGTTTCTCCGAAGGGGCATATCGAATGGGAACTCTTTCACGGCGATTTCGCCCACACTTTCGAAGGTGCACCGAAACCACATGTGATTTTCTACGATCCCTTCTCTATCCATACCAACGTCGAACTCTGGAGTGAGGAAGCCTTCGCCAGGATCTTTGACTACTGTCGTGGGAATGAGGTTCAACTTTTAAACTATTCAGCTTCTACCGCAGTTCGAGCTACACTCCTTGCAGTCGGCTTCACTGTTGGCTACGGACCAGCTTCTGGTCCGAAGAGTACGACGACTGTCGCATTCAACGAGGCTACACTAGCGGAAAAGCTCGGAATGACTCTACTTGGTGAAGAGTGGCTAAAACGATGGGAAAAGAGTGATGCTAAAGTTGCGAGGACATTGAGTAAATCGGATGAGAAAGAGTTTGAGGAGAAGATTCGGAGACGTGAGCAGTTTTCTAAATCGATAACTAGATTCATAGAAAAATAA
- a CDS encoding class-III pyridoxal-phosphate-dependent aminotransferase, producing MQINSREEKHFAKSEEAKPLRIKDAEGSYLISEEGKRYIDFSSGWCVGNLGWKHPQIDEAIRNFKGPTYIYPHFEYEPWFELASLLSEITPGKLTKCFRATGGTEAVEIALQAAMAHTGRQEFIAIDGAYHGNSIATQGLVGDSPFFNWKKLKPPLTEESLNDLEKLLKGKKVAAFIMEPVSMNLDVMIPKAAFMQGMQELCRKYGTLIIMDEVATGFGRTGKLFATEYFDIEPDIMCIAKALSAGAAPIGATLLNKEVGKSMQEENYPYSTYGWHPLSVAAAIASVRFFQKHWDELQVNIQFMNEYFQQRFSQMEFKKTPKMNIMGMAMHLDFGKSDYGEKVTERAFKKGLILAEGTTLFPALDIDFETAKAGLDILEKSL from the coding sequence ATGCAAATCAATTCTAGAGAAGAAAAACATTTTGCGAAAAGTGAAGAAGCGAAGCCGCTGAGAATTAAAGACGCTGAAGGGAGCTATCTCATCAGTGAAGAAGGAAAGCGGTATATCGATTTCAGCTCTGGTTGGTGCGTAGGAAATTTAGGCTGGAAGCATCCACAGATTGATGAGGCCATCCGAAACTTTAAAGGACCTACATACATCTATCCTCATTTTGAATACGAACCTTGGTTCGAGCTTGCAAGTCTTTTGTCAGAGATAACTCCGGGGAAATTAACAAAGTGTTTTCGGGCCACAGGTGGAACTGAAGCAGTGGAAATTGCACTTCAGGCAGCAATGGCCCATACGGGAAGGCAAGAGTTCATCGCAATTGATGGGGCCTATCACGGGAACTCGATTGCGACTCAAGGTTTAGTGGGAGATTCGCCGTTCTTTAATTGGAAAAAATTAAAGCCACCTCTCACGGAAGAAAGTCTCAATGATTTGGAAAAGCTACTCAAGGGCAAAAAAGTGGCCGCCTTCATCATGGAACCCGTGAGCATGAATTTGGATGTGATGATTCCAAAAGCCGCATTCATGCAGGGAATGCAAGAGCTCTGTCGAAAGTACGGCACGCTTATCATCATGGATGAAGTCGCAACTGGTTTCGGGCGAACAGGCAAACTCTTCGCTACAGAATATTTTGATATCGAGCCTGATATCATGTGTATTGCGAAGGCCCTCTCAGCTGGAGCTGCTCCCATTGGTGCCACTCTCTTGAATAAAGAAGTAGGGAAGTCGATGCAAGAGGAAAATTACCCTTATTCCACTTACGGGTGGCATCCTCTGAGTGTGGCCGCGGCGATCGCAAGTGTGCGCTTCTTTCAAAAGCATTGGGACGAATTACAGGTTAATATTCAATTCATGAATGAATACTTCCAACAAAGATTCTCTCAGATGGAATTCAAAAAAACTCCAAAGATGAATATTATGGGCATGGCCATGCATCTGGATTTTGGGAAGTCAGATTATGGCGAGAAAGTGACGGAAAGGGCCTTCAAGAAAGGTCTAATCCTTGCGGAAGGCACGACTCTGTTTCCGGCCCTTGATATCGATTTTGAGACTGCTAAGGCGGGGTTGGATATACTGGAGAAGAGTTTGTAA
- a CDS encoding SDR family oxidoreductase, whose translation MKIFVTGATGFIGSAVVKELIRSGHEVLGLARSEKSALSLLEAGAKVHRGDLGDLQSLASGAALSDGVIHTAFNHDFSQYVENCESDRRVIEALGSSLIGTKKPIVVTSGTVVLQNGVMGRENDSRIGTSKDIPRLASEEAALTLSAKGVNASIVRLSPSVHGEGDHGFVPALIAIAREKGFSAYVGGGKNRWPTVHRLDAARLFRLALEKSGHCQVYHGVGEEGIATKNIALAIGRGLNIPVKSISEEEASSHFGWLGDFMLKDVPTSSEQTRNQLGWMPREVGLIDDLDSGIYYNK comes from the coding sequence ATGAAAATATTTGTTACTGGCGCTACGGGCTTTATTGGTTCTGCTGTCGTAAAAGAATTGATTCGCTCAGGACATGAGGTTCTAGGTTTAGCTCGCTCTGAGAAGTCTGCACTGTCCCTGCTTGAAGCCGGAGCAAAAGTACATCGCGGAGATCTAGGTGATTTGCAGAGCTTAGCGAGCGGAGCAGCTCTATCTGATGGTGTGATTCACACGGCCTTCAATCACGACTTTTCTCAATATGTGGAAAATTGTGAGAGTGATCGAAGAGTAATCGAAGCGCTAGGATCTTCACTCATAGGAACCAAAAAACCTATCGTCGTCACATCAGGGACTGTTGTTTTACAGAATGGTGTGATGGGACGGGAGAACGATTCCAGAATTGGAACTTCGAAAGATATTCCGCGTCTCGCTTCGGAAGAAGCTGCACTGACCCTTTCGGCGAAAGGGGTAAATGCTTCTATTGTTAGACTTTCTCCTAGTGTTCACGGTGAAGGTGATCATGGCTTTGTTCCAGCGCTTATTGCAATTGCACGTGAAAAAGGCTTTTCTGCCTACGTCGGAGGAGGAAAAAATCGATGGCCCACGGTCCACAGACTAGACGCTGCCAGGCTTTTCCGTCTGGCTTTAGAAAAGAGCGGTCACTGTCAGGTTTATCACGGGGTAGGCGAAGAAGGCATCGCAACGAAAAACATTGCTTTAGCTATTGGGAGAGGATTGAACATCCCAGTGAAGTCAATTTCAGAAGAAGAGGCTTCGAGCCACTTTGGCTGGCTTGGTGATTTTATGCTGAAGGACGTGCCGACCTCCTCCGAACAAACTCGCAATCAACTTGGGTGGATGCCTCGAGAGGTGGGATTAATTGATGATTTAGATTCAGGGATATATTATAACAAATAA
- a CDS encoding LysR family transcriptional regulator → MDLNSVSMFVRVVQLGSFSKAGVELGVPKSTISKKIAELEVHLQTTLLRRTTRSLQLTESGRTFFEQASKSLSELKSAEVYAQEANLEPAGVLRVTAVADFATQVISPILAGFLKKYPKIKLELVQTDKVLDLVNDNIDVAVRIGKLTDSNLKSRKLGKHRYQMMASPAYLKSCPPLNSPQDLKNHTCLVFAPRSDFRVWNLKTDRYKASIDVNGQFVSSSASAVRMLAIEGAGIALLPVPTCVSELESGKLKIVLPSWELEEANVHFVYQKLEFTPLKVTAFLDYVGERIKPMLQY, encoded by the coding sequence ATGGATTTAAATAGTGTGAGTATGTTCGTGAGGGTGGTTCAGCTTGGGAGCTTCTCAAAGGCTGGAGTTGAATTAGGGGTACCGAAGTCCACAATCTCTAAAAAGATTGCTGAACTCGAAGTCCATTTGCAGACGACGCTTTTAAGGAGAACAACTCGCAGTCTTCAACTTACAGAGTCTGGAAGAACCTTCTTTGAGCAGGCCTCGAAGAGTTTATCGGAATTAAAGTCGGCTGAAGTCTATGCTCAAGAAGCGAATCTTGAACCAGCCGGCGTACTAAGAGTTACGGCCGTCGCGGATTTCGCGACCCAAGTTATTAGCCCCATCCTCGCAGGTTTTCTAAAGAAGTATCCCAAGATTAAATTGGAACTCGTACAGACAGATAAGGTCTTAGATCTTGTGAATGATAATATTGATGTGGCCGTGAGAATTGGAAAGCTCACGGATTCGAATCTCAAATCAAGAAAGCTCGGCAAGCATCGCTATCAGATGATGGCGAGTCCGGCTTATTTGAAGAGTTGCCCTCCACTGAATTCGCCACAAGACTTGAAGAATCATACATGCCTAGTGTTTGCTCCAAGATCTGACTTCCGTGTTTGGAATTTGAAGACAGATAGATATAAGGCTTCCATCGATGTGAATGGTCAGTTTGTTTCTTCAAGTGCTTCCGCGGTGAGAATGCTTGCGATCGAAGGAGCAGGGATCGCTTTATTGCCGGTGCCGACTTGTGTATCAGAGCTTGAGTCAGGGAAGCTAAAGATCGTTTTACCTAGCTGGGAGTTAGAAGAGGCGAATGTGCACTTTGTGTATCAGAAACTTGAGTTTACCCCGCTAAAGGTGACCGCGTTTTTGGATTATGTGGGGGAGAGGATTAAGCCGATGTTGCAGTATTGA
- a CDS encoding VOC family protein has translation MKLLFLLLMISAHAYSKDPALTMKKIDHVGITVPNIAEASKFFIDTFGCAPLTHMGPFNMDHSMSNDRKQKVKPRAKTIELSMITCGDGTNIELFEYKNSKGKKTPPDHEDLGGHHIAFYTENIHEAVKYLREKGLTVIGEPMVMTFGETAGETWVHFMSPWGLELELGESPKGKAVETNFVKQDIIITKHFDAINELDSAKRDTLFDLAYSSNIDFIDPFFTVVGHKNLKNMYDELHKKFPQHQFVVTKVETHHDSTRAKWNLVDAKGKIVHTGEDFILFANGKIAKIYVFIDNHNYKDTSYETHK, from the coding sequence ATGAAACTTTTATTTTTATTACTGATGATAAGTGCCCATGCCTACTCAAAAGATCCGGCGCTCACGATGAAGAAAATTGATCACGTGGGCATTACAGTCCCAAACATCGCAGAAGCATCTAAGTTCTTTATAGATACTTTTGGTTGTGCACCCTTAACTCATATGGGTCCATTTAATATGGACCACAGTATGTCGAATGATCGGAAGCAGAAGGTTAAGCCTAGAGCGAAGACCATTGAGTTGAGCATGATCACTTGTGGAGATGGAACTAATATCGAGCTTTTTGAATATAAAAACTCTAAAGGCAAAAAGACTCCTCCTGATCACGAAGATCTTGGTGGGCATCATATCGCCTTCTACACTGAGAACATTCACGAGGCGGTTAAGTATCTTCGTGAGAAAGGTCTGACAGTTATTGGAGAACCAATGGTTATGACCTTCGGGGAAACGGCTGGAGAAACATGGGTCCATTTTATGTCGCCATGGGGATTAGAACTTGAATTAGGAGAATCACCAAAAGGAAAAGCTGTGGAAACAAACTTTGTTAAACAAGATATTATTATTACCAAACACTTCGATGCCATTAATGAATTAGATTCGGCAAAGAGAGATACGCTCTTTGATTTAGCTTACAGTTCCAATATCGATTTCATTGATCCGTTCTTCACTGTAGTGGGACATAAGAATCTCAAAAATATGTATGATGAGCTTCACAAAAAGTTTCCTCAGCATCAGTTTGTCGTGACAAAAGTTGAAACTCATCATGACTCCACTCGCGCGAAATGGAACTTAGTTGATGCGAAAGGAAAGATCGTTCATACCGGTGAAGACTTCATTCTTTTCGCTAACGGCAAGATCGCAAAAATTTACGTCTTTATTGATAACCATAATTACAAGGATACTTCATATGAAACTCACAAATAA
- a CDS encoding DoxX family protein: MKLTNKIFRSGSHDSFTSTGLLTLRIVAGLAMVLHGTPKLANPTGWLGDSVPALFQFLAVLAEVGGGLAVTVGLLTPVSTFGVVATMVMAVRTHLVAGDPLFRITISNTNAGAGVEYLGLPQWFALGGGNSGWGTGSAELAFLFLIMSATLFFTGAGKYSLDAVINAQNK, translated from the coding sequence ATGAAACTCACAAATAAAATCTTCAGATCTGGTTCTCATGACTCATTTACTTCAACTGGACTTTTAACTCTAAGAATCGTGGCCGGACTGGCCATGGTTCTTCACGGGACACCTAAGCTGGCCAATCCCACAGGTTGGTTAGGAGATTCGGTTCCAGCACTCTTTCAGTTTCTCGCCGTTTTAGCAGAAGTGGGTGGCGGATTAGCAGTTACAGTAGGACTTCTTACACCCGTATCAACTTTTGGGGTTGTCGCCACAATGGTGATGGCAGTTAGAACTCACTTAGTTGCTGGAGATCCCCTCTTTCGTATTACCATCAGCAATACGAATGCTGGTGCAGGTGTTGAGTACCTGGGATTACCACAATGGTTCGCACTTGGCGGAGGCAACAGCGGCTGGGGAACTGGATCAGCAGAGCTGGCATTCTTATTTTTGATAATGTCTGCGACGCTTTTCTTCACAGGAGCAGGAAAGTATTCTCTAGATGCGGTTATAAATGCACAGAACAAGTAA
- a CDS encoding DoxX family protein yields MKKIWIGRVISALPVLILLFSASMKLTKNADYIKNMINAGVPETLVPTLLILQLLSTILYVIPKTAYIGAVLITGYMGGAIFTHLRIGEPVVLQTLLPIFAWLGLYLRDERLTKLMPIN; encoded by the coding sequence ATGAAAAAAATTTGGATTGGACGTGTAATTTCGGCTTTGCCTGTTTTGATTTTGCTTTTCAGTGCTTCAATGAAACTAACTAAGAATGCCGATTATATTAAAAATATGATTAATGCCGGAGTTCCTGAAACTCTCGTCCCGACTTTACTCATTCTTCAATTGTTATCAACTATCCTGTATGTGATTCCTAAAACAGCTTATATTGGTGCGGTTTTAATTACTGGCTATATGGGCGGAGCAATTTTTACTCATTTAAGAATTGGAGAGCCAGTCGTGTTGCAAACTCTTCTTCCAATCTTTGCTTGGCTTGGGCTTTATTTAAGAGATGAGAGACTCACGAAGCTTATGCCAATCAATTAA
- a CDS encoding RidA family protein, giving the protein MFKREAIFPRDPHALYEQHGYSPAVKSGDLLFVSGQVGARKDGTPEPDIQKQVQLAFDNLNSVLSAAGCSFENVVDVTIFIVDPEKNFEKIFPVFQKNWGEKPFPTVTAVGVTWLSGFLFEIKVIAQMNP; this is encoded by the coding sequence ATGTTTAAACGTGAAGCTATTTTCCCTCGTGATCCGCATGCCCTCTATGAACAGCACGGTTATTCTCCTGCTGTAAAATCCGGCGACCTTCTTTTCGTATCTGGACAAGTTGGAGCAAGGAAAGATGGAACACCTGAGCCAGATATACAAAAACAAGTCCAATTGGCGTTCGATAATCTTAATAGTGTTTTATCGGCTGCTGGTTGTAGTTTTGAGAATGTGGTTGATGTGACCATATTTATCGTTGATCCTGAGAAGAACTTCGAAAAAATCTTTCCAGTCTTTCAGAAAAACTGGGGAGAAAAGCCATTTCCGACGGTCACGGCCGTAGGGGTAACATGGTTGTCTGGGTTTTTGTTTGAGATTAAGGTCATCGCGCAGATGAATCCTTGA
- a CDS encoding DUF1697 domain-containing protein: MPDLKRCLEDAGFTNVKTVIASGNVVFDSRKTAESSLERKVEAAIKKGLGREFLTCVRSVDYLQKMLDMNPYSDFKLKVGSKRVVTFRRDNTSVDLKLPFELDNARMLRLVGQELFSVYVPSPKSPAFMQLIEKSLGKNVTTRTWETVQKVVRA, from the coding sequence ATGCCGGACCTCAAGAGGTGTCTTGAGGATGCCGGATTCACGAATGTGAAAACGGTGATTGCCAGTGGGAATGTTGTGTTTGATTCAAGGAAGACAGCAGAGTCATCACTCGAAAGAAAAGTGGAGGCGGCCATCAAAAAAGGACTTGGTCGCGAATTTCTCACCTGTGTCCGATCTGTGGATTATCTTCAGAAGATGCTTGATATGAATCCCTACTCCGATTTCAAACTTAAGGTCGGATCTAAGCGTGTAGTTACTTTCCGGCGTGACAACACATCAGTTGATCTCAAGCTACCATTCGAGCTTGATAATGCTCGCATGCTCCGTCTTGTGGGCCAAGAGCTCTTCAGTGTTTATGTACCTTCTCCAAAGAGTCCTGCATTCATGCAATTGATTGAGAAGTCGTTGGGCAAAAACGTCACGACTCGCACTTGGGAGACGGTCCAAAAAGTCGTGCGTGCTTAA
- a CDS encoding GNAT family N-acetyltransferase: MDEIRVCSKEDLKQVLDWLKAENAAGLPGCFYCNRSLIKESFKKKNVWILDLGKGPIAFLVLNPLCSSIEILEVKHAERGHGYGRKMAEFAISYFKSKNHSIIRIDCQPSSSINFWKKMGFHLYKETFKGVSKKNHYSNRAYLKIGKDNYVDPSWPMVSVEIRFYPEQVKWNDKSVEPIVVFKPDCFRKSSNELVLKDRIVFYHPSVFEARDVVICISVEDNKLYMDKAKYEEGKIFGINKQDNDLFWLDRILIP, from the coding sequence ATGGACGAAATCAGAGTTTGCTCAAAAGAAGATTTAAAGCAAGTATTGGATTGGTTAAAGGCTGAAAACGCAGCAGGTTTGCCGGGATGCTTTTATTGTAATCGTAGTCTCATTAAAGAATCGTTTAAGAAAAAAAATGTTTGGATTTTAGATTTGGGGAAGGGGCCGATTGCATTTTTAGTACTCAATCCACTCTGTTCATCAATCGAGATACTAGAAGTAAAACATGCTGAGCGTGGTCATGGTTATGGCAGAAAGATGGCAGAATTCGCAATCTCTTACTTTAAGTCAAAGAATCACTCTATCATTCGAATCGATTGTCAGCCGAGTTCATCGATAAATTTTTGGAAGAAGATGGGGTTCCACTTATATAAAGAGACTTTTAAAGGAGTATCTAAAAAAAATCATTACTCAAATCGAGCCTATTTGAAAATCGGTAAAGATAATTATGTAGACCCTTCATGGCCAATGGTCTCAGTGGAAATTCGTTTCTACCCGGAGCAAGTTAAATGGAATGATAAGAGTGTTGAACCTATTGTTGTTTTTAAACCAGATTGCTTTCGAAAAAGTTCAAATGAATTAGTACTTAAAGATAGAATCGTATTTTATCACCCCTCCGTTTTTGAAGCCAGAGATGTTGTGATTTGCATATCAGTCGAAGATAACAAGTTATATATGGATAAAGCTAAGTATGAAGAAGGAAAAATTTTTGGTATCAATAAACAAGACAATGATTTGTTTTGGTTGGATAGAATTCTAATCCCTTAA
- a CDS encoding winged helix-turn-helix transcriptional regulator encodes MAKTITIPGYDPQKCELRSFIDRVADKWSLMIISLLANSPDEKARFSDLKKSIPGISQRMLTTTLRNLERDGLVNREVFAEVPPRVEYQLTKLGKNLKVPVGQLMAWIEGNWGTIKKSREKFDLKASRS; translated from the coding sequence ATGGCTAAAACAATCACGATCCCAGGATATGATCCCCAAAAATGTGAACTTAGAAGTTTCATAGATAGAGTCGCGGACAAGTGGTCTTTGATGATCATCAGTTTGCTCGCCAATTCTCCAGACGAGAAGGCGCGGTTCTCTGACCTTAAAAAGTCAATTCCTGGTATTTCCCAAAGAATGTTAACGACCACTCTTAGGAATCTCGAAAGAGATGGCCTGGTTAATCGTGAAGTCTTTGCTGAAGTGCCTCCACGAGTGGAATATCAATTAACGAAGTTAGGTAAAAACCTGAAAGTTCCAGTTGGCCAACTCATGGCATGGATTGAAGGTAATTGGGGAACGATTAAGAAGTCGCGGGAAAAATTTGATTTGAAAGCGAGTAGAAGTTAG
- a CDS encoding pseudouridine synthase family protein, with product MKSIAYSRFLSHDVLMNYYKAILQYDGTDRIGFQWQEGMPTIQGDLNLSLQQILRGKVTTRSASRTDKGVHAFGQVVKISAEDSSPLDPARLNAALPTHIRCLALSPCAGDFIPSVDQTSKEYRYLFTNRPGVSGQDQRYIAQTPYPLSIDHIQACVDMLKGRNNFQNFWSIGGISNTTIRDILECDLTLINPHELFKDSLFTAGPVTSCWQFRIVGKGFLKHMVRHLVGALWMVGNGRLTVEDFSQYLHGELKEQRPWKKADPRGLYLLKVSYE from the coding sequence TTGAAGTCGATAGCCTACTCGAGATTCTTAAGTCATGATGTTCTCATGAATTACTACAAGGCCATACTCCAATACGACGGAACTGACCGCATAGGCTTCCAGTGGCAGGAAGGCATGCCCACGATCCAGGGTGACCTCAACCTCTCGTTGCAGCAGATCCTCCGGGGGAAAGTCACAACGAGATCGGCTTCCCGCACTGATAAAGGTGTTCACGCCTTCGGCCAGGTGGTCAAGATTTCGGCCGAAGATTCATCACCGCTTGATCCTGCACGATTGAATGCGGCACTACCGACGCACATCAGATGTCTCGCCCTCTCTCCGTGCGCAGGAGATTTCATCCCATCAGTCGATCAGACCTCAAAAGAATATCGTTACCTCTTCACGAACAGGCCTGGAGTTTCAGGCCAAGATCAGCGCTATATTGCGCAGACCCCCTATCCGTTGAGCATCGATCATATCCAGGCATGCGTCGATATGCTTAAGGGAAGAAATAACTTTCAAAACTTTTGGTCTATTGGCGGAATCTCAAATACAACAATTCGGGACATCCTGGAGTGCGATTTAACACTAATCAATCCCCATGAACTCTTCAAGGATTCCCTTTTTACAGCGGGACCAGTCACAAGCTGCTGGCAATTCCGGATCGTCGGAAAAGGGTTTTTGAAACACATGGTCCGCCACCTTGTAGGTGCTCTATGGATGGTTGGAAACGGCAGACTCACGGTGGAAGACTTCTCTCAATATCTCCATGGTGAGCTAAAAGAACAGAGGCCGTGGAAAAAAGCCGATCCGCGAGGACTTTATCTTCTAAAAGTGAGTTACGAATAA